The Sphingobacterium lactis sequence GTATTTCTGTCGAAGAATTACCCGCATACTACGCTAAACGAACGCTGCTGAACGAAATTATTTTACCTGTTGACATTGCAAATGCATGTTTTGCCTTTGTGGGTGGAAATCTAAATAAATCAACAGGGAATGTCCTGAATGTGGATGGGGGAGTTGCCATGGCTTTTGTACGCTAGGAGATAAGTTGAATCTGTTACTGTTTAAATATTGAAGACGTGAAATTAGAACAAAATAAAATTGATAGCCACAATGCTGACCTATATGAAAAGCATCAAAAGAAATTGGCTTATCTTCAAAAAGAGTTACCGGAATCTGAAGAAATCATTAAGAAATTACAAGATTTCCAAATAGCGATACCAAGCTGGGCATTAGGCACAGGCGGTACCAGGTTTGGTCGTTTTTCAGGAGCGGGTGAGCCAGGTTCTCTGGAACAAAAAATAGAAGACGTGGGATTATTACATGCAATAAATAAAAGCAGCGGAGCGATATCATTACATATTCCATGGGATATCCCCCAAGATGCCGAAAAAATAAAAAATCTTGCCAAATCTTATGGACTAAAATTCGATGCAGTTAACTCCAACACTTTTCAGGATCAAAAAGGGCAGGAGCATAGCTATAAATTTGGCTCCCTTCACCACGTCGATCCAAATGTTAGGAATCAAGCAATAGCCCATAATATTGAAGTTATTAAATATGGAAAAGATTTGGGATCCAAGGCTTTAACCGTTTGGTTGGCTGATGGTTCCTCTTTCCCAGGGCAATTGAATTTTAGGGAGGCCTTTCAGAATACACTTGCATCTTTGCAAGCCATTTATGCTGAATTACCGGAGGATTGGAAGATGTTTGTTGAATATAAAGGTTTTGAACCAAATTTTTATTCTACAACGATTGCTGATTGGGGACAATCCCTTCTTTTAGCAAATAAACTGGGAGAAAAGGCCTACACCTTAGTTGATCTAGGGCATCATCAACCTAATGTTAATATTGAACAGATTGTTGCCATTTTATTAGGCGAGAATAAATTGGGAGGTTTTCATTTCAATGATAGTAAATATGCAGATGATGACCTCACTGCGGGAGCGATTAAACCGTATCAATTGTTTTTGATTTTCAATGAACTTGTGGATGGTTTAGCTTATCAAGGATTAGATTTCGCATCCAGTTTAGGTTGGATGATCGATGCCTCGCATAACCTTAAAGATCCATTGCTTGACCTGATGCAGTCTGTGGAAGCCATTAAAATTGCCTATGCACAAGCTTTACTGGTGGATAGGAAGGCCTTGAAAATTGCACAACAGGAGAACAATGTTGTCCGAGCTCAAGAAATTCTCCAAGATGCGTACAGAACAGATGTTCGACCACTGCTTGCTGAGTCTAGGCATCGGAATGGTGCAGCTCTTAATCCTGTCCAATTATTTGAAGATTTAAACTTGCGCGCGGCATTAATTAAGGAACGTGGTCATCAAGGAATTGCCACTGGGTTATAATATAATGGTGAAGAAGAGGATACCTGTGATTGCCATCTTTGATGTCGGCAAGACCAATAAGAAATTGTTTCTATTTGATGAACATTATCAAATTGTTTTTGAACGCACTGCGAGATTTCTTGAAACCGTAGATGAGGATGGTGATCCATGTGAAAATATCGATAGCCTACGGTTATCGGTATTTGATTCGCTCCACGAGGTATTTAGACATACGGAATTCGAAATAAAGGCAATCAATTTTGCCTCATACGGAGCCAGTTTTGTCTATCTTGATCAATCTGGTAAACCTTTAACCCCGTTATATAATTACCTGAAATCGTATCCTGAACCGTTAACAAACGAGCTGCACGCTTCGTATGGAGGGGTGGAGCAATTTTCTATTGACACAGCATCGCCCGCACTGGGGAGTCTAAATTCAGGTTTACAAGTCTTCCGGTTGGCTAAGGAAAAACCTGATATATATACACAGGTTAAATATGCTGTTCACCTTCCACAATACCTGAGTTTTTTGGTGACAGGGCAAGTATTCTCAGATATGACAAGCATTGGTTGCCATACTGCTTTATGGGATTTCAAGCAAAACGATTACCATCAATGGGTTCGGGATATTCAATTGGATCAGAAATTACCACCGATCGTAGCAGGTGATGAGGTGTTTCCAGCTGCATTCCCCGGTAGTCCCTTTAAAGTCGGGATTGGTCTTCATGATAGCTCATCTGCCTTGATCCCTTATCTACTGAACTTTCATGAACCTTTTATCTTAATATCTACTGGCACTTGGTGTATCTCCTTAAATCCATTTAATCAGGAGCCGTTGACGAAGCAAGAATTAACGCAGGATGCGCTGTTCTACATGAATTATACCGGTAGACCGATTAAGGCTTCAAGATTGTTCGCGGGATATGAACACGAGCAGCAAACGCAAAGAATAGCTCAATATTTTTCTATCTCTAAAACGAAATTTAGACACTTGGAAATTGATTGGAACTTAATAGATGAAGTTAAGCAAAAATATGATCATGCGACCCTGGAAGATTTCAAATTAGTGGATCTTGCGGAATTCAGAGATTATGAACATGCTTACCATGCGTTCATGCTTTGTTTGATACAATCGCAAGTAGAAAGCCTGAGTTTAATTTTGGAGGAAGGAAATGTTTCTAAAATCTTTGTAGATGGGGGGTTCAGCAATAACGATATTTATATGAATCTCTTGGCTAAATCATACTGTAAAATTGAAGTCTATGCAGCTTCTATGGCACAGGCAACAGCTATTGGAGCAGCACTTGTCATTCATGACCATTGGAATAGCCAATCTATTCCGAGTAACATCATCAATCTCAGGTATTATCGGTGCTAAAGAAGGATCTACATTATTTTGCAATAAACTCCGTTCCTAGGATAATGTGCTCGTAAGCCTCTTCACGATGTTTGGACTCAATCTGTCCAATCAATAATTCCGCAGCTCTTTTGCCAATTTCAAAAGCAGGTTGTCTAACCGTCGATATTTCAGGGGTAAAAAGACTTACTACCTTGGAATTTGTAAAACCCGCAACTTCAATGTTTAATTGAAGGTATTCTTGATTTTGTTTGATAGCTAATAGATAACCTGTGGTTAGCTTATCACCTGATATGAAAATACCATCTATATCCTGCTCAATCAATTCTGCTACAGCCTGATTGATTTCGTCTTGGTGAAGACCTCCATATTTGCAATATTTTACAAGTTTCGGATCGAAATCCAAACCACCTGCTAAAAGACCAGTTTTGTACCCAGATAATCTCTCCTTTGTAATCGAAAGATGTTCTGCACTGGTTAAATGGCCGATTCTTTTTTTTCCAGATTTTTGTAGGTAATCTACAGCCTGATAGGCACCCATTCTGTTATCTATGGTTACTTTGTGGGCTTGGATTTCGGATGGTACGCGGTCAAAAAAAACAATAGGGAATCCTTTCTCTGTCAAATTTTGTAAATATTGGATGTCTGTAGTTTCAGAAGATAAGGCCATCAGTAATCCGTCCATGGACCGTGAATAAAAATGTTCTACATTTAGCCTTTCCCGATCTGCAGATTCCCTCGTCTGTGAGATCACAACCTGATAGTTCTTATCATAAGCAATTGACTCGATGCCATCAATAACCTGGGAAAAGAAATTATTTGCTATTTCACTTACTATAATGCCTAAACTATAACTCTTGCGTTCCTTTAAACTCCTTGCAATAGGATTTACCCTGTAATTTATCTTCTCCGCATATGCAATGACCAATTTCTTTGTCTCCGTACTGATTTCATAGCTGTCGCGTAATGCTCTAGATACAGTAGATGGAGAAAGGTTCAAGGCTTTCGCAATATCTTTAATGGTATAATTTTCAAAAGGCATAGTCATAAATGTACAAAAAAATGAAATGGAAATGATGTAATTAATTTGTTGCCAATATAGTGCAGAAAATAATAAAATACTGAAATATGAGGCAGCAATCGGAAATAAAATAAGGCTGTATTCGAACGATACAGCCTTGGGTTGTTTATTTGTATTAATTTAAGGAGAGACTAAAAAATAAACTTTGTACTCAAGAAGTTGGAAGTGTTTTCATTCACGATGCCATTTAATAGCTTTTTGTTTTGATCCGTTTCCTTCGTAGCTACTAAAGATCGGATGGAAAAGGAACGAAGGGCATCAAAAACAGATAATGTTCCTTCGGCACTATCCTTTCGACCTGTGAATGGAAAGGTGTCTGGTCCTCTTTGACACTGGCAATTGATATTTACACGACTTACTTGGTTCACCAAAGGTGTTATCAATGAGGATATAACTGATTCATTGTTGCTGAAAACACTAACTTGCTGGCCATGTGAAGATTCAATAAGGTAGTTGATTGGTTCTTCCAGATCATCAAAAGGAATGACAGGGATTACAGGTCCGAACTGTTCCTCCCGATAGAGTTTCATTTGTGAATTTATAGGATAAACGATAGCAGGATAGAAGAAGGATTCCAATGACTCTCCACCATGTGGATTGATAATTTTAGCACCCTTCTCTTTCGCATCATCGAGGCATTCCTTAAGATAACCTGGCTTATTTGGCTCTGGCAGGGGAGTCAAGAACACTCCTTTTTCCCATGGCATCCCGTATTTTAACTGACCAACCTTTTGACTTAGTTTCTGTAGGAATTCCTGGGCCAGGCTTCTGTGCACATAGACGATCTTGATTGCAGTACATCGCTGTCCATTAAAGGATAATGAACCCAAGACAGTTTCAGAAACTGCCAAATCTAGATCCGCATCCCGAGTTATGATTGCCGCGTTTTTTGCGTCCAGCCCCAAGATAGCACGGAGACGATTTACTTTTGGATGTAATTTTTTCAGTTCATCAGCTACTCTACTGGATCCAATTAATGTCAAAACATTGATTTTTCCAGATTTCATCAACTCAGGTACGATTTTATTTCCCCTTCCGTAGATTGTATTGACAACTCCTTTGGGGAAACTTGTTCTAAATGCATCCAGTAGAGGATAATGTAATAAAGTTCCGTGTTTAGGTGGTTTGAATAAAAGGGTATTTCCCATGATCAACGCTGGAATCAAAGTCGTAAAAGTCTCATTCAGCGGATAGTTAAATGGACCCATACATAATACCACGCCTAAAGGTGAACGACGAATCTGCGCTATAATACCCTGCTCGATCTGAAAACGAGAAGAGTCGCGATCAAGGTCCTTTAATGCCTCAATCGTAGCGTAAATATATTCCACAGTTCGGTCAAATTCCTTTTCGGAATCTGAAATGGATTTGCCAATTTCCCACATGATCAATCGCACAACAATTTCCTTTTGCGATATCATTTTCTGGGTAAATGATTCTACGCAAGCGATCCTATCCGCCACACTCATGGTTGGCCATTCGCCACGTCCATTATCGTAAGCATTTACAGCGGCATCTAAAGCTTCCATAGATTCTTTTTCTGTACCCACTGGATAGCTCCCAATCCTTTTCCTTTGAAGTCCATTCTTGGTTTGAATACAAATAGGGGAGAAAACGTCATTGACTTCTCCCTGCCAAGGTAACAACTCCCCATTGGAGAGGTATTCCCGCTGATCAATTTCTTCTGTTAGGACGAATTCTCTAGGAATGTCCTCTTCTTGAAGAAAGATTTGTTGTAAATCTAATTCCATATTTATTCCGTTATAGGTTGATTATATACTAAAATGCATGTGGGATTTTTTAGGTTGGGGGTCAATGAAGCCCCCCAACACTAAAACCAAACAAATACAATAGGTTTTTTACTAATTTTCTTTACCAAAAATATTTTTAGGCTGGAACTTTTGGTTGTTCCTTTCATCGTCAAGAAATGATGATGAATGCATCTTAACTTTTAAAAATTGAAATATGTTTTTGCATTGTTGTAGCTAATATCTTTGATGATGCCACCGATCAAATCACGGTCATCGGGAAGCTCACCATTTACAACATCCTGACCAAAAATATCACAGATTAAACGTCTAAAGTATTCATGACGCGGAAAAGAGAGAAAACTTCTTGAATCGGTCAACATTCCGACCAAGCAACTCAGCAATCCCATATTGGATAGTGCATTAATTTGCTTCGTCATGCCATCCTTCTGATCCAAAAACCACCATGCCGATCCAAATTGAATCTTTCCCTTTATGGAACCATCATTGAAATTTCCGATCATAGTCGCTATCAATTCATTATCCGCGGGATTTAAATTGTATAGAATTGTTTTGGCTAATTTATCTTGATCATCCAACCTATTTAAGAATTTGGATAGCGCACGAGCCTGGCTAAAATCACCAATGGAGTCCCATCCCGTATCAGGACCATTCACCCGCAACATCCGTGCATTATTGTTCCGGAGGGCACCCAAATGGTATTGTTGAACCCATCCTTTTTCATGGTCCCATTCCGCAAATTGAAGGAGCATTGCTGATTTAAACTTTAAGACGTCCTCCGGCGAAAGTGCTTTTCCTGTCCTTAACGTGTCGAATATTTTCGAGATCTCACTGTCGGAAAAATCTTCGGCATAAATCTGTTCCAAACCATGATCGGATATGGAACATCCGTTTTCAGCGAAATAGTCATGTCTAGATTTTAAAGCCTGGATATATTCTTGATACGTTCCGATGGATTTGTTGCTTACTTTTTCCAAACTTTGGATATAATCATTCATACCAGCGACATCCTCTGCCTGCATTGCTTTGTCAGGTCGGAATGCTGGTAACATCTTAAAAGATTCCTTCTCCGAAGCAAATTGTTTATGGTAATTTAATGAATCGATCGGGTCATCTGTAGTACATACGACCTCTACATTCATTTTCTTCAGTAAACCGCGAACAGAGAATTCAGGTTGTCCTAATTTTTCTGCTGTTTGTTCGTAAATCTTTTCTGCCGTTTTGGGTGTCAAGAGATCCGTAATGCCAAAATAGCGTTGCAATTCCAGATGAGTCCAATGATACAATGGATTTCGCATGGTATAAGGCACGGTTTCAGCCCATTTCAGGAATTTTTCCTTATCTGTAGCATCTCCAGTTATATATTTTTCCTTGATGCCAAAAGTGCGCATTGCTCGCCATTTATAATGATCACCATTTAACCAAACCTGTGTAATGTTATCAAATTGCTTATTATTGGCAATTTGTTCTGGGATCAAATGGTTATGGTAATCAATAATCGGCTGTTGCTTAGCAAAGTTGTGATATAGGTCCTGAGCAATTTCGCTCTGTAATAAGAAGTTTTCGTCTAAAAATTTTTTCATGATCGTTCTTTATAAGCTTACACCCCTTTTCCAAGGGATAAAGTCATCTTGATTTAATTGTACCGCTTTTGGAATAATTTCGCCACTTGCCGCTTTGATGCAATACGCTAATATTTCTTCCCCCATTTCCTGAATGGTTTTTTCACCCTCGATGATGGGGCCGGTATTGATATCTATAATGTCACCCATACGTTCCGTAAGGGCATTATTGGTACTCACCTTAATTACTGGACAGATTGGATTTCCTGTAGGTGTGCCTAATCCTGTTGTAAATAGGATCAATGTTGCTCCAGATGCTGTTTTTCCTGTGGTGGCTTCCACATCATTACCTGGTGTACAGACTAAATTTAAACCTGGCTTTGTTGCCTTCTCCGTATAATCAAGGACATCTACAATAGGGGAGGTTCCACCTTTCTTTGCTGCCCCCATACTCTTTATGGCGTCGGTAATTAGACCATCTCGAATATTACCCGGAGATGGGTTCATGTGAAAGCCTGAACCCGCTAATTCCGCAGATTGGCTATATGCAGACATAAGGTCCATAAATTTTTGCGCGGCTTTTGGATCAATTGTTCTTTCAATGAGATTCTGCTCTGCTCCACAAAGCTCAGGGAATTCCGCTAATAGTACCTTCCCGCCTAATGCCACCACGAGGTCAGACGCATAGCCGACCGCCGGATTCGCAGAAATCCCAGAAAAACCATCACTACCTCCACATTTAACACCTAAAACCATTTTATCCAACCCTACAGGTGTTCGTTCTTCTTTATTGATCTCTATAAGTCCAGCAAATGTTTTCTGAATTGCTTCCTTGATGAGAACTTCCTCACTGATGGACTGTTGCTGTTCAAAAACATATAAGGGCTTTTGGAATTGTGGATTTCTAAGTTTAATATTTTCTAATAATTCCGAAGTTTGTAGATTCTGACACCCCAAGCTCAAGACAGTAATGCCAGCTACATTAGGATGATCAGCGTAGGCAGCGAGTAATTTTCCCAGCACAGTTGCATCTTGTCGAATACCGCCACATCCTCCTTGGTGGAGTAAAAATTTTATGCCATCAACATTCTTGAATACCCGGCTTTTGGTTGTGGCGGGAAAGTCCAAGTCCTGCAACGAAACGGATGAAACATCTTCACCAGCTGTGTAAGCCGATAATAATTCGTGGGTAAATGCTTTGTATTTATCGGTTATTCCGTATCCCAGTTCATTATTTAGGCTCTCGCGTATCACTTCCAAGTTCCTGTTCTCACAAAAGACAGTTGGAATAAATAACCAATAATTTGCTGTCCCTACCTGTCCATCCGATCGCACATATCCATTAAATGTTCGCCCGGCAAACTTTTGAATATCAGGTGATTCCCATTCGTAATTAAAGGGTTTAAAGGTGTATGGATCAACTGCATGTTTGGTGTTGTCCACATTCATGATAGCTCCTTGAGGAATGGAAAACTGAGCTTTCCCAACCAAAACACCATACATGAAAATCTCATCACCAAATTCCATAGCATGTGTGAAAAATTTATGCTTGGCAGGAATATCCTCGTGCAGATAAATGGTCTCGCCGTCCAATATAATACTTTGACCTTTTTTTAGATCCTGAAGGGCGACGATGACATTATCCTTCGGATGAATTTTTAATACGTTTCTTCCCATGATGCATTTAGTTTTTCGATGGTATGTAAGACACCATTAGCGTTTATCTCCTGGATAAAATTTTGTACAGCTTCAGCAAAACCCTTGTATTGGGTCAAATTCTTACCCCAAAGGTTATCATCGCTGAGTACATTTTTAACTACATTTTCTTCCTGAATCCAATAATCGTGAAGTAATGGTGCAAATTCGTCCTGCAGTGTAATGGTTTTGCCATTTATGGATTGTACAAAACCCTGTTCTTGTTGTTGGCTGTTCATAAACTTTAGATAAGCAGCAAAACCCAAGGCAATATGTTGGGGTAGAACATGATTTTTAGCATACCAATTATGGATCAGGTCAATGACACGCATGCTCATTTTTGATGTATAATTGAGTGCAATACTTTCCCATCGATGCTGTAGAAATGGATTGCTGAACCGGTCGATCACTCGTCTAGAAAATTGAGCAGTATCGTCTTTTTCGATATGCTGATTCACAATTGCCGGCCCAATTTCCAACCGCATTAAATTATCGACGAATTGATGGAAATGTTTGTTGTTCATTGCTTCCGTAACGGTTTCAAATCCACTCCATAAAGCGATTGCAGTGCTGAGTGTATGCGTTCCATTTAGTAAGCGCAACTTAATCTCTTTGAACTTATTAATTGAAGGGACCAGCTTGATGTTCTCATCTGCTTTGGCAAAGCTAAGTTTCTGCTTTACCCTTTCAGAATCCGTCTCGATTGCCCAAAGGCTAAATGGCTCTGCCATTATCATTAAATCATCTTGATATCCCAAAAGATTTTCTACCTCCATTTTATCTTGAGTGGTTAATTTGCCAGGCACAATTCGATCAACTAAAGTATTACAGAAATCATTGGCAGATGTTAACCAAGCTATGAATGCTGCAGATAATTGATTCTGTGTTGCAAGGGTTATTATGATTTTTTTCAGCTTTGTCGCGTTGTCAGAAATTAATTCTGTAGGGAGGATTACAAGTCCTTTTTGTTCATCCCCGTCAAAATGGTGGAACCTGTGATATAGAAAACTCAATAGTTTTCCTGGGAATGAACTAGGAGGGTTTTCCTCTATGCTATCATTACTTAGTGTTATGCCAACTTCCGTTGTGTTGGAAAAAACTATATCAAGGTCTGGATTTTCAGCAGCCTTCAGAATTTCTTGCCAATCCTTTGATGCAGATAATACGTTGGATATTGCATTAATTAAAGTGTATTTCACGACCTGTTCGCCATCTTCAATACCCTTTATACATAAAGTGTAAATATTATCTTGTTCTTTAAATTCATCGGTCCCGTTAGATGATGTCGATTTTACAACCAAAATACGACCATTAAATATTCCTTGTTTATTGGCCTTATCTACATAATAATCAGGTAAACCCCGGAGTAGCACACCAGTACCGAATTGAAGGATACGAACTGGAAGATCAAAGGTAGATGGGGCAGGAAGCTCCACAGCTTTGGATTTAATATTTTTTAAATTTTCTCTTGAAACCAACATGGTGTCCTTATTTTATTGTGCTTATTTTCTGTTTGTTTTTTGTCTTTCCATTTCTGAGGCTGCCATAAGAAAAGCCCCAACACCTTTCGGGTCGTTCGCTTTTACTGGCTCACTAATGTAATATTCGAAACTTCCATCACGATACTTTTTACCTCCTAATCCAGATACTGTAACCACCTTATTTAAATTGATGTGATCCTTCCCCGCTGGTTCCACAAATTCTTTGAGAAGACCTTTATATCCTAGGTCAACATTCTTCTGGAAGGTTTGATCGATATAGCCTAAGCGGATGGATTTGGCCATGGCATAGATAAACATGCTTGAAGCCGATGCCTCAACATAATTGCCTTTTCGATCCCCCTGATCAATTACATCAAACCAAACGTGTGTTTTTGGATCTTGTACCCTTGCAACAGCAGTAAGCGTTCTATTTAACATGGCTATAAGATCTTTTCGCTTAGGGTGATCGGCGGGGAAATGGTCCAAGACATCTACCAGCGCCATGGAAAACCAGCCAATACCGCGTGCCCAAAAATTTCTGGACAAACCAGTATTCGGATCTGACCAACGTTCCTTTCTGGATTCATCCCAACCATGATATAACAATCCTGTTTTGGCATCGCGAGCATGATTTTCCATATATTGGAATTGCTTGGCAACATCCTCATAAATGTGCGGGATATTATGTATTGAAGCATATTCGGTATAAAATGGCTGTGCCATATATAATCCATCGAGCCACATTTGATAAGGGTATATTTTCTTGTGCCAGAAACCACCTTCTTTTGTTCTTGGGTGTGTTTGAATCTGCGCATAAAGCTTATCTGCAGCTTTTAGATATTTCTTGTCTTGAGTCGCTTTATATAGAAATAAAAGCGATTTCCCGTTCTTTAGATGGTCAATGTTATATTCTGTTGCATGATAATTCCGTATTGTGCCATCTTCGGATACAAATTGATCCATCCAATTTTTGATGTAGTTAAAGTCTGTACTGTCTCCGGTGTTTTCGAATACTAAAGCCATTCCATCCAGTACTACCCCCATATCATAAGTCCATTGTGGTCCTTTCTCCTGATTTGTGAATCGAGCATCCTTGAATAATGCAGCGATGGCAGTATTCGCCATTTGTTCTGACAAAGGTTTCTGTGCGAAACCTTCTAGTTGTACAGAGACAAAGTAGACCAAAATAATAGCTTTAAGGAACAAACTTTTCATATTATTGGATAGTTAAGGCGCTTTCACTCGCGTTGTTTATAAATTCTTTCTGTTTATTGAGCTGTTTAATCTCATTTCCTTGAATCTTGATGTTAACACTTTCTTCACCGGATACTTGGATCAATTTTTCAACCGGATTCACGGAACTTAAGCCATTAATGTGAATATCCTTGCCATTATGTACATACAGTAAAGGATTGCTCTCTTCCGTTTTCAGGCGTATTTTGTTAAGGGTGATGCCAGAAGATTCAATAATATCTATTCCTTTTTTAGCTTGAATGTTAACATTCGTGATTGAAATATTCTGAATGTTCATCTCAGGCAAACCACGCAGGAATATTCCTTTATCTGCCCCATGAACATGAACATTTTCAATAGTGAAATTTTTAAAGCTTGGTGTCTCTTCAGTGACTGGAAGTTTGACCACTTTTACCGTTTCTTTTTTCTCCCCTGCTAATGGTACAGGATCTACGGCCATGTAATACATGTCAAATAATATAGCTTCACCTGGAATATCGAACATATTGATGTTTTTAATGAAAATGTTTTCCACTACACCACCGCGCCCTCGCGTTGTTTTGAATCGTAGACCTATATCAGTACCAATAAAAGAGCAATCTTCCACCCAGATGTTACGAGCCCCACCACTCATTTCACTACCGATTACAAAACCACCATGTGCATGGTACACGATATTATTGCGAATGATCACATTCTCCGTA is a genomic window containing:
- a CDS encoding glycoside hydrolase family 88/105 protein — protein: MKSLFLKAIILVYFVSVQLEGFAQKPLSEQMANTAIAALFKDARFTNQEKGPQWTYDMGVVLDGMALVFENTGDSTDFNYIKNWMDQFVSEDGTIRNYHATEYNIDHLKNGKSLLFLYKATQDKKYLKAADKLYAQIQTHPRTKEGGFWHKKIYPYQMWLDGLYMAQPFYTEYASIHNIPHIYEDVAKQFQYMENHARDAKTGLLYHGWDESRKERWSDPNTGLSRNFWARGIGWFSMALVDVLDHFPADHPKRKDLIAMLNRTLTAVARVQDPKTHVWFDVIDQGDRKGNYVEASASSMFIYAMAKSIRLGYIDQTFQKNVDLGYKGLLKEFVEPAGKDHINLNKVVTVSGLGGKKYRDGSFEYYISEPVKANDPKGVGAFLMAASEMERQKTNRK